A genomic segment from Echeneis naucrates chromosome 20, fEcheNa1.1, whole genome shotgun sequence encodes:
- the tlcd4a gene encoding transmembrane protein 56-B: protein MAMDPFSQLIFVISVTSFLTFQWLFHKVSPWMSMRISPSFLGLSDKQKVEWNSRTVSTFHALLVGIFCLYILFFDDAVNEDPVWGDPTLVKTNVAITTGYLISDLLLIFYYWKAIGDKFFVVHHLAALYAYYYVLGQGMLPYFANFRLLAEFSTPCVNQRWFFEVLGYPKSSRPNMANGVAMAVVFFMVRIAVMPVYYSRMYAVYGTEAFYLVPCGGRMAWIFSSICLDIMNVMWMHKIARGCYKVLRSAQQSKAGTPQENGKTD, encoded by the exons ATGGCCATGGACCCATTCAGCCAGCTCATCTTCGTCATCTCGGTGACCAGTTTCCTCACCTTCCAGTGGCTCTTCCACAAAGTCAGCCCATGGATGTCGATGCGCATCAGCCCCAGCTTCCTGGGCCTCAGTGACAAGCAGAAGGTGGAATGGAACTCAAG gacaGTGTCAACGTTTCACGCACTGTTGGTGGGAATATTCTGTCTGTACATCTTGTTCTTTGACGACGCTGTCAATGAAGACCCGGTCTG GGGAGATCCTACACTGGTGAAGACTAATGTTGCCATCACAACAGGCTACCTCATATCTG atctGCTGCTAATATTTTACTATTGGAAGGCGATAGGCGACAAGTTTTTTGTAGTTCACCATCTGGCAGCATTGTATGCTTACTACTATGTACTG GGCCAAGGAATGTTGCCTTATTTTGCTAACTTCCGTCTGCTCGCTGAGTTTTCTACACCGTGTGTGAACCAGCG ctggTTCTTTGAGGTACTAGGTTATCCCAAGTCCTCCCGGCCCAACATGGCAAATGGCGTTGCCATGGCAGTAGTCTTTTTCATGGTCCGCATCGCTGTCATGCCAGTCTACTATAGCCGTATGTATGCAGTCTATGGCACTGAGGCCTTCTACCTTGTGCCCTGCGGTGGCCGCATGGCTTGGATCTTCTCCAGTATCTGCCTGGACATCATGAACGTTATGTGGATGCACAAGATTGCCCGCGGCTGCTACAAGGTGCTGCGCTCGGCGCAGCAGAGCAAAGCTGGCACACCTCAGGAGAACGGAAAGACGGATTAA